Proteins from one Oscillatoria nigro-viridis PCC 7112 genomic window:
- a CDS encoding ATP-binding protein: MDSNTDFRRSSLASTVFFQELGAELVFTQDASGRYLSFYWQKADRYKLTAEQIVDRPLSETLQPIPPAPYLDILRRALETLLPQRFSYPFCHAGQYFLFDLTLTPAIDSNGKAAKVLVMGRLLSDKPTDRRPDSPEFMPYRALPSPLDARQQMSLPASRIPGRSLPPYSEIDRKIISQIAQNLHKTLDLDTIRQQTVNSLGQVLNASRCIICSYKKDSENLETSPFLASENQQNSTAAAGELQQSIASDPSPPLSPAQIENLQSKTFKVVAEYRQEAYSSMLGLELRAAEQPGWIQTLATLKPVAVDYASPATDPFGRHSVLVAATSYEDQPNALICLHRCGSAPKWSPVELEFARELVAQVGSAIAHATLYQELEQARAEAVALSQLKSQFLANTSHELRTPLNGILGFLKLLVDGMADDPEEAHQFIEEAYRSAVHLFNVINDILDIAKIEAGKMELDLAPVKLGELLQQVENFTRVQIEQKRLQFQIQKPPVEDEIIVYGNYQRLLQVILNLTGNAIKFTGEGGIRISAEVIKKKVTVHNQQFPGMVKIRVADTGIGVSLDKQDKLFESFFQVDGARTRQYGGTGLGLAISQKLVEAMGGTVNFYSMGEGLGSTVTFTVPLYQEPLFKN; this comes from the coding sequence ATGGACTCTAACACAGATTTCCGGCGATCTAGCCTCGCCTCTACAGTTTTTTTTCAAGAGTTAGGGGCAGAATTAGTATTTACCCAAGACGCCTCTGGTCGATATCTATCTTTTTACTGGCAAAAAGCCGATCGGTACAAGCTCACAGCAGAACAAATTGTCGATCGCCCCCTCAGCGAAACCCTGCAACCCATCCCCCCTGCGCCTTATCTCGACATCCTGCGGCGGGCGCTCGAAACCCTCCTACCGCAACGGTTCAGCTATCCATTTTGCCACGCCGGACAATATTTTCTCTTCGATTTGACACTCACTCCCGCGATCGACTCAAACGGCAAAGCTGCAAAAGTCTTAGTTATGGGAAGGCTGCTGTCTGACAAACCCACAGACAGACGGCCCGACTCCCCAGAATTCATGCCCTATCGAGCTTTGCCATCCCCCTTGGACGCCCGCCAACAAATGTCGCTTCCAGCGAGCCGTATCCCCGGTCGATCGCTCCCCCCCTACTCGGAAATCGACCGTAAAATCATCTCCCAAATCGCTCAAAACCTGCACAAAACCCTCGATTTAGACACAATTAGGCAGCAAACTGTTAACAGCTTGGGTCAAGTTTTGAACGCGAGCCGCTGCATCATCTGTTCCTACAAAAAAGACAGCGAAAATCTTGAAACCTCCCCCTTCCTTGCCTCGGAAAATCAGCAAAATTCGACCGCTGCTGCTGGGGAATTACAACAGTCAATAGCTAGCGACCCCTCGCCCCCGCTTTCCCCCGCTCAAATCGAAAATCTCCAATCGAAAACTTTTAAAGTAGTAGCTGAATACCGCCAAGAAGCTTACTCTTCTATGCTGGGATTAGAACTGCGCGCAGCCGAACAGCCAGGGTGGATTCAAACTTTAGCCACCTTAAAACCAGTAGCAGTCGATTACGCCTCCCCCGCCACCGATCCCTTCGGTCGCCATTCCGTGCTCGTAGCCGCTACCTCCTATGAAGACCAACCCAATGCACTGATATGTTTGCACCGCTGCGGCAGTGCCCCGAAATGGAGTCCAGTCGAACTCGAATTCGCCCGCGAGTTAGTCGCTCAAGTCGGCAGTGCGATCGCCCACGCTACACTTTACCAAGAATTAGAACAGGCCCGCGCCGAAGCCGTAGCTCTTTCCCAACTTAAAAGTCAATTTCTTGCCAATACTTCTCACGAACTCCGCACTCCCCTCAACGGCATCCTCGGCTTTCTAAAACTGCTGGTGGACGGCATGGCAGATGACCCCGAAGAAGCGCACCAATTTATAGAAGAAGCTTACCGATCTGCAGTACATTTGTTCAATGTGATTAACGATATTTTGGATATCGCTAAAATCGAAGCTGGCAAAATGGAGTTAGACCTCGCTCCCGTCAAACTCGGTGAACTGTTGCAACAAGTTGAGAATTTTACGCGGGTTCAAATCGAGCAAAAGCGATTGCAATTTCAAATCCAAAAACCCCCTGTGGAGGACGAGATTATTGTGTACGGCAACTACCAACGCCTGCTTCAAGTAATCTTGAACCTCACGGGCAATGCGATTAAATTTACGGGGGAAGGGGGAATTCGCATCAGTGCCGAGGTTATTAAGAAAAAGGTGACTGTTCACAACCAGCAGTTCCCCGGAATGGTGAAAATCAGAGTTGCTGATACTGGCATCGGCGTTTCTCTCGACAAGCAAGATAAATTATTTGAGTCGTTTTTTCAGGTGGACGGCGCTCGTACCAGGCAATACGGCGGCACCGGTTTGGGATTGGCTATTTCTCAAAAACTGGTAGAAGCAATGGGGGGTACAGTAAATTTTTACAGTATGGGGGAAGGACTCGGCTCGACGGTTACTTTTACTGTGCCGCTTTATCAAGAACCACTATTTAAAAATTAA
- a CDS encoding type II toxin-antitoxin system CcdA family antitoxin yields MSQSSIPSHSSSEKVELSIHIDSELLDQIKHLTNDPSKVIETAIKQWLRGERREDELALSLRRNPPVPPRGEWND; encoded by the coding sequence ATGAGCCAGTCAAGTATACCCTCCCACAGTTCGTCAGAAAAAGTGGAACTATCTATCCACATAGATTCTGAACTGCTAGACCAAATTAAGCACTTGACGAATGACCCCAGCAAAGTCATTGAAACAGCAATCAAGCAGTGGCTCAGAGGCGAGCGCCGCGAAGACGAGCTGGCTCTGAGTTTGCGCCGCAACCCGCCAGTCCCGCCCCGCGGCGAATGGAACGACTGA